Sequence from the Fragaria vesca subsp. vesca linkage group LG4, FraVesHawaii_1.0, whole genome shotgun sequence genome:
CAGTTGTCAGTCAAATCAATAAGCAACATTGCTCGGAATGTTTCAGTCTCAGAGAACTTGAAGTGCCAGGATCCGCAGTGTCTGCATATGTGGCTCGGAGACCTTTCCTACTGTGCCTCGAAATTGAGAAGTTTAACAAAACTGTCAAGAAGGTCATGAGTATGGGAATCTACCCTTCGTCAGCAACATTCATGAAAGCACTATGTGTGATTTGTTTGACGGATGCATCAAAATGGGAACAAAAAATGAATTTCTATAAACAGTGTGGTTGGAGTGAAGAGGACTTTTTGGTGGCATTTAGAAAGAATCCCTTCTTTGTGCTATTGACAGAGAAGAATATTTCTAAGAAAATGGATTTTATTGTCAACAAAATGGCTTTGTTTCAGCCTGCAGATTTGGGTTATTATCCAACTGGCTTGACCTATAGTTTGGAGAATTGGATAATACCTAGGTGTTCAGTTATTAGAGTTCTCCTACTGAAGGGTTTAATAACAAGGGGAGAATTCAGTTTCAGCAGTTCGATGGTCT
This genomic interval carries:
- the LOC101315143 gene encoding uncharacterized protein LOC101315143, which produces MTIHTKHGVCVWDSLNALYSKHTGQSKEIIEKNMDKDYFMTPEEAKEFGIIDEVIDERAMALVTDDVGKEVFPIHEWRSRTEQRLGIGSKRSTHNCRPVQTEQRIHIGLRELEVPGSAVSAYVARRPFLLCLEIEKFNKTVKKVMSMGIYPSSATFMKALCVICLTDASKWEQKMNFYKQCGWSEEDFLVAFRKNPFFVLLTEKNISKKMDFIVNKMALFQPADLGYYPTGLTYSLENWIIPRCSVIRVLLLKGLITRGEFSFSSSMVYREYFVDRFVVQHQEEVPELLSIFEGKMSLAELGLGFEES